The region TTACACAAATGTCAAAGGATTAACTCTTTTTTtaaggaaataaataacattGCGGAAAAGGACAATACCACGAAATCAGGATTTCACATTTTAATgaaagaaaacaaaatatttaattggTGGCATAggtcatattttatatttattttgacgaaaaataaaaacaatttcaaaaaaaaagaaaccAATCATTTCAATCAAATAAGtgcaataaaaaattttaagaaaattattcatttattgaaaaaaaacaaaaatgaaataataaataatcccatatatatatatattaccaAATCTAAAGGTGGTAACgaattttatataacatataataatgttaataaatgcttttctatttttatgtcaccatttttaatacattttaataaagataaatggtcacttttaaattttaatgaatataattcaCAGGATcaaagaaaagaaaatttacCTCACCTGTTAAACATTTTAGTTGAGctatttctttatattcgtatgatatattttaaaaaacaaattataagaAAACTTAAAGTATACCTTTTGGAAAAGACTTTAAAGGGTTATGCGCGATGTAAAATGACTAGtgtgaaaaataaaagtttcAATTATAAAAAGGATAGTAGCAATTTAAATCGAAAAAACAACATAACCTATAAGTACACATTTTATTCAGTGGTagacaatttttttttagtacaaggtgaaaattatttagggaataataaattattcaaaaagattaaaaaagttttattaaaatgcaccaatttcaataaatatgttttctTTGAATTTTCAAAAACAAAGATGGAACATATTTGTACTTGTATTCACGATTTGGTGTCTTGGGGTAATAAATTTGACcatgaaatatttaaaaatggaaGGAAAgaacatgtatatatacattttgtgcaaaaaaaaactattttttccCCGAATTGTATTAATCAGAGTTGTGATAAAAGTAATATAATTAGTAAAAGCGAAAATAACTtccataaaatatgttcatTCAAAATAACATCATATAAggataaaatattacaaataaGTAAAAACATATGTCTGCATTTATTTCAcctttttaaatcattagAAAAATCACTAAATTCGgatacaatatatatactaaaaCATGCACAATTTATTCTATTGCGCtttccatatatatgttatacCATATGTTATGGTAAAAGGAAAgttcaaaatttaaaaaggGTATTATGTAGAACATATGTACGCTGTAAAAGTATGtgttttttcaaaaattatttgaaaacTACACATAAACATATCttacatttaataaaaaaaaaaaaaaaaaaagtattatGGAATATCTTTCTGAACAagaaaaacatttttttgttttggtacttattaaaaatccaaaagttattattatatttttatttatgtatgaTCACAAATTATtgtgcaaaaaaaaattcacaTTGTTGCTGTTATTGTTCAGTTAAGCAGAAAAAAGGCATATTACCCataagagaaaaaaaacaaaaaaagaaagaacCAAAACACGTTTCACATCCATATAACATGCTACATAAAACCTTTACCAATTTaattaaagaaattaaaagcgaaaaacaaaaaaaaaaaatatttttacattttagaaaaaatcCAAGTGTTACCTGTTTATGTAAGGTAAAAAGCAGTACATTTTATGAATGTTTAGAAAAATCTAGCTATTTTGATTGTTACAAGAaagctaaaaaaaataaaaaaaaaaaaacagctTTTACACTAAAAAGTGTGCATATGAATGAgtacttttttaaaaataaaaaaaatgtgcaaattatacaaaatggTAATAATAACCAAGAGAAAGGAATAGTTAAGGACGCCAACCAAATACAAAACAACATACTACATTGTGAATATTCCatagaagaaaaaagaTGTTTAAAAcaagaaaattattataacttTTTCAAGTTGaagaatatgaaaaaattaatcataaaatatggAAATTGCTTAACTACAAAAGCCAATGAagaatttaatatatcgaaaaaaaagaaaaagcacatttttttaaacgcaaataaagtaaaacacgaattaataaaaatagcaCACCTTTTCCAATGCGAAGCAAAAGAtgttattaattttgttgATATAATATCCAAACAGACGAATCAAACAACACTTAAAATTTCTACTGAGAAAAATATcaatgatgataaaaataaagacaaagaaaaaatgaaagatGATCTACAAGAAATTAATCAAACATGTATCCAAACAGTTGCTATTTCACTGTCTAAAAATATCCAagctaataaaaattttgctgtttttaatatattaccaataattttaaaagaaaaaaaatcatatataaacaaaaatgaaaaaataaattataaaataataagagaatttttttattcatcaGAATATTCacttaataaaatatacaataataGCAATGTACATAAGTatcatattaaattaaattatttagctttttttataaatggaCATATGACATATTCTGTTGATGTTTTTTGCAATCACTATGAAaagttaaatatatcaaatgataaaatatattttttaaacataaataaaaattatttaattaagaATTTATTCATTGAAACgactttatattttatagaatATGTTTTTTCACACATAGCTGAAATTGCTACATTTGTTAAAAGTAACAAATACAATAAGaacaagaaaaataaaaacacatttaatatatataaaatattatgttaTGAAGTGAAcgaaaatgaatataagctaaaaaaaaaaattaaaataaaaaaaaacggaaaattttttcttaaaatatttatatttccaaAGAAAAACATCctctttttatattcttacGAGAATAAAATcagtaaaaaaattggtAGAATATGTAACCCAATTATAGTTAAATTCTTCAAACAAGATAAATACTATGATACATTTTTAGAAGGCTCATATATTAGGAGTATATGATAATTAATATGTTTGGAAAATATAGGGTGCACTAGTTAAAATAAGAAACTTTCCAAGGGGAAagttattataaattttgtttttgttctgttttgtttttgcttttgtttttttttgtttttttatgttttttatgttatatatatttatttatttgtttacttatttattattatttttttaaatgcttatagagaaaaataaattaaaataaaaactttATAACAATTGAAGACTCATGAATAATgacaatttatatatgcatgcaTATAAGAAAAGGAAATACATAGAATAATGAATGTATAGCGCTTTGACATTGTGAACATGCGGAAAAAGTATGCGTATGCAATAATGTAATTACATTggattttatattaaaaaaaatagtaaagaaataaaaaataaaataattgtaaaatataataattaatacatttatcattttctgaAAATGCTTAATATGCATCATACCAATTAACTAAATCAATAGTTTGCCAATTTTATTGTTCTatgaagaattaaaaataaaaggatatataatttaaatataattttcattattattttggatatttttatgtttgtttgttttttttaattcagctatttcacatttttatatacttaaattatttctttcCCATAGCTTTTGTGTcacatattaatatatatatatatatatatatatatatagatagaTAAATAGATAGATCCTACtattatacaattttgctaatacttttataaaaaaaattgtcattatttttttcgtttttttaaaatttgcatACTCATTTCCCATATTTTTCCACGTACCACCAAAATGAGTATGAATGagcataaaaataaaaaggatTTGACATCATGTTGTGAAAAAATTGCTTATAAATTCTcaaatgtaaaatattcaGTCGATAATGGAAACTTAGAAATATTACACGGAATTAAGGGAATGATTCTTCcccaaaaaataacaattgTAATGGGACCAAGTGGAAGTGGAAAAACAACAttgttaaatattttatcaatgCAAATAATAGATGGGGTTGAAGGagattttttaataaataaccAACCTagaacaaaaaatgtaaaacaTCATATGGGATATGTATTACAAgatgattatttttttgcaaaTTTAACAGTATATGAAACGTTAGAATTTGCAGCCAGAATAAAATTAGatataaaagataaaaaaaaattagaagatttaattaattcagttttaaatattatggaTTTAACTCATGTTAAGGATACAATAGTTGGAAATGCATTTATAAGAGGTATAAGTGGTGGACAAAGAAAAAGATTATCTATAGCCACTGAAATATTATCTAACCCacctttattatttatggaTGAACCCACTAGTGGCTTAGATTCTGCAGCAGCTTTATCGCTAGTTGAATGCATGCAAAAAATGTCCAGATTTTCAAATACTACTATTTTATCATCTTTGCACCAACCTAGTAGTCAAATCTTTgaaaaatttgataaattaattGCTATTAGTAGTggttatataatatatcaagGAAAAACTACtgatttaaatatttatttaaaaaaaatcggTTTTATATGTCCAGATGGTTGGAATATAGCTGACTATTTAATGGAAATATTGtctaacaaaaaatatgaaccTATACTattagaaaattataataaatacatatcCTTTGATGAAGAAGAAGGATATTATATGGAtctaaataatattgataataCATTAATTCATAATGATCATGAtagtgaaataaaaaaaaaaaaaaattttgaaaatggttctaataaaaatattaatgaacaaattttattttcaaataatatttcccAACAAAATTCcgataatgaaataaaaaaacgagATCAAGAttcgaaaaaattaaaatctattgaattattaatttcatttgaaatgaaaaaagcTTCTTATATGATGcaatatctatatttattaattagaGGATTAAAAAGATTTATAGTGGATGAATTaactattataaaaataatagattTATCTATTACATTAACAATATTTGGATTTTTATGGTCAAAAGCTTTTTCAGACCCACATCGGGTTTTAGATTCAATGGGtgctatattttttatgatagCATATTGGACATATTATCCAGCATATTTAtctttatattcatttccTTCTGAACGAGTTATAATAGCTAAAGAAAGAAATGTAAAAACTTATAAAGTTagtaattattttttgtcaCAAGCATTAgctgaattttttttttttttttgtttaattgCTGTATGGAGCATATTTTCACATGTAGCATTATATGGCTCATTCAAATTTGATGTATATATTggttttgtatttattattacattaaATGCTTTAATAAGTAGTTCCTTAGGATATTTTATATCAACATTATTTGACAATTTAAGTAGATCAATTAGTTTGTTATCTGTTTCACTTTTAACGATGACTTTATCAAATGGGTTCTATGTTGAAGTTGCTAAGTTAAAACCTCCtgtaaaatatttgcaATGGCTTTCTTTTCAAACATATACAGCATCTGCTATGGCTAAAATCAAATTTagtgatatatttatagaatGTTTACCTAATAACATTTCGATTGAATgccaaaatataaataaaataccaGAAAATATGGTTATCAAACAAAGATTTGCAGATAtccaattatatatatccatatttattttattcattttctaCTTTGTTATAAAGACATGTACTTATATTTCTCTTAGATGGTCAAACGCcttgaaaatgaaataaataaatcaatcaataaataaataattaataaataagaCAATGTAAAATCATTGGcgcaaaaaaaatatattataattaaaaatgttatttgCCTATCCAACtcgataaaaaaaaatatttgcgAACTCATTGTTTAATAAATTGCTTACATGggcaatatatttatgtctAAGTATGCATTCCatgataaaattaactATCTCCTTATTACATGGAGCCTATTATTTTGCATGTTTATTCATTCATTCATTCcgttatttgtttattcattttttttatttatttttcaaactTTACCCACAAACTCATATACAAAAGCCATTAACATATTCCatttatgaaaatgttaaaattacctcgaaatatatttctaacattttaacatttttactAAATCATCGTTTCAGTTCCTCTGAggtataaaacaaaatattcaGTTACGCAGATACATGTAAATATGTGTGCATGTGTGAAAAAAGCtatcataaaatttttccAATTTAAGCTAGCTcgtaaatattttttttttcacacaCAGTATTAAACGCTAGCATCGttcgtttattttttcatttcgtTGTTTTGCCATTTCgtagttttattattctacTTATTTCgtttatttacataaaaCAGTATCCTATGTCGAATATAACTTatttaaatgatgaaaaaacaaaaggaAAGTATGTTTACCCGAATGGGAACATATATGTAGGGGAGttcaaaaataacaaatttcATGGCCATGGTAAGTCAAACCACGTAAAATAGAAAGAACTACAattatctttatatttaaaaataacaaaattaacattattattatttttatataatgttatttttattctacacacacattttttttttttttttcatgtgTGTATTAGGGACATTGATTTTTAAGGAGAAAGGAGAATATAAAGGAATATGGGAGAATGGGAAAAGTGTTAAtggaaattattattttaatgatggtttaaaatatgaaaatacaTGGGATTATTTAACTgattttccatatttttataatgaagaaataaataaaaatgaaattatttatcaaaaagaaaaaagaaatgaatatttaGACAACATTTATGATATaggtataaaaaattataactttttttttgcactaataaaaaaatacatatatatagatacTATAGCAAAAATTTAAGTACTTtgttttcatcattttttagctaaatataatttatatatgtgcattttcatatctatataataaacagttttttttttttttcctcttataattaatatattttttttgtatacatattctttatataataaaaaaatatatttttatttcctcttcgaataataataataattacctttttttttaaggtGATGGGTATTATAAAATCGATGGAAATTGTGTATATGCTTTTGGAGATAATAAGGAAATAAGAAAAGTAAATACTCgtgaaaaaaattggaTAAAAGATCATTGtgcaaaatattaaaaagacatttattttatcgaAATAACAAATACAAACACATATCAGTATTATGATTGTCAATTGTAACataactttttatatacacaaaaattgatgcatatataaaaataaaattattaattttgtcTTATATAAAAcgttttttaaatataaattgtaTTTACATGTTCGGTTCCTTTGGCTTTTATCTAtacttttcattttttcacGTTTTGGCATTGCATCTATTACCCCTCTCTATATAGAATGTCaatagacaaaaaaaacactTTTGATATTCACCACTTTTAACATTAGTTATAGTGAGCAATTTACCATTTTTTAGCTAATTTCAAAAACTataaactatttttttttaactagACGTCAATCATGATAGATTactattattgttatacaaataataaaagtgCAATTGggaaaaaatgtaaatttaGTAAATCGAAAAGTCAAATTATTGGACGAATCGAGCCAAacaatcaaataaaaaaaaaatacatgtataaagaaa is a window of Plasmodium berghei ANKA genome assembly, chromosome: 10 DNA encoding:
- a CDS encoding ABC transporter G family member 2, putative, which codes for MSMNEHKNKKDLTSCCEKIAYKFSNVKYSVDNGNLEILHGIKGMILPQKITIVMGPSGSGKTTLLNILSMQIIDGVEGDFLINNQPRTKNVKHHMGYVLQDDYFFANLTVYETLEFAARIKLDIKDKKKLEDLINSVLNIMDLTHVKDTIVGNAFIRGISGGQRKRLSIATEILSNPPLLFMDEPTSGLDSAAALSLVECMQKMSRFSNTTILSSLHQPSSQIFEKFDKLIAISSGYIIYQGKTTDLNIYLKKIGFICPDGWNIADYLMEILSNKKYEPILLENYNKYISFDEEEGYYMDLNNIDNTLIHNDHDSEIKKKKNFENGSNKNINEQILFSNNISQQNSDNEIKKRDQDSKKLKSIELLISFEMKKASYMMQYLYLLIRGLKRFIVDELTIIKIIDLSITLTIFGFLWSKAFSDPHRVLDSMGAIFFMIAYWTYYPAYLSLYSFPSERVIIAKERNVKTYKVSNYFLSQALAEFFFFFCLIAVWSIFSHVALYGSFKFDVYIGFVFIITLNALISSSLGYFISTLFDNLSRSISLLSVSLLTMTLSNGFYVEVAKLKPPVKYLQWLSFQTYTASAMAKIKFSDIFIECLPNNISIECQNINKIPENMVIKQRFADIQLYISIFILFIFYFVIKTCTYISLRWSNALKMK
- a CDS encoding MORN repeat protein, putative, encoding MSNITYLNDEKTKGKYVYPNGNIYVGEFKNNKFHGHGTLIFKEKGEYKGIWENGKSVNGNYYFNDGLKYENTWDYLTDFPYFYNEEINKNEIIYQKEKRNEYLDNIYDIGDGYYKIDGNCVYAFGDNKEIRKVNTREKNWIKDHCAKY